From the Pseudodesulfovibrio sp. S3 genome, the window TCACTGCAAAATCGGAATGGAATAAGGCGCGGTCCATGTAGTAGCAATGTATTGATACTGCATGAATCAGCATGCCGACGAAGTCATACAAGCCGCAAAATCAATGTACCTGCGCGGCAACAAGGTTAACGAAATTTGCAAGGCCTTGGGCATCCCGAAGCGCACGGTTTATCATTGGCGTGGAATCGGGAACTGGAATGACCTGCTCGTTGACGAAGGGGCATTGCAGTGTGTGGCCCGGCGTTACACGCTGCTCATTGAGCGTGACGGCAAGACGGAGCGCGAGCTGAAGGAGCTGGACCGGCTCCTGGAGCATATGGTGCGCCTGCGCGAAATGCAGGTCCGTGAGATGGAAGCGGCCAATGAGGAGCGCGACCAGGGCAAGCCGCCTGTCGGTGGCCGGACGCGCAGGCCGAAGAAGAAGCGCGGGAAGATCATCAAGAACGATGTCTCCCACCTCACGGCCCAGGACTTTAAGGACGCCTTTCATTCCCACTACTATGAATACCAGCATGAGCTGCGCCGCAACAAACATCATCGAACCCGCAATATTCTGAAGTCCCGCCAGATCGGGGCCACCTGGTACTTTGCCCAGGAGGCGTTCGAGGATGCCACGCTCACCGGCGACAACCAGATATTCCTTTCAGCCACCCGCCGTCAGGCGGATGTGTTCCGCTCCTATATCGTGGCCGTGGCAAAAGAAAAATTCGACATCGAGCTGAAGGGCAAGGATGAGATAGTCCTGCACACGGCCCACGGCACGGCCACCCTGTATTTCCTGTCGAACAATTCCAAGTCCGCGCAGTCCTACCATGGGCATGTCTACATCGACGAATATTTCTGGATCACGAAATTTGACGAGTTGTACAAGGTCGCCACCGGCATGGCCGCGCATAAGAAGTGGCGGCGCACTCTGTTCTCCACGCCGTCCGCAGTCACCCACCAGGCGTATGACCTGTGGACCGGCGACCGTTTCAACAAACGATGGAAGCGCAAGAACAAGCGGCAGGAGTTCCCGTCCCTCAAGGAATGCCGGGCCGGTGCCATCGGGCCGGACAAGGTGTGGCGGTATGTCATCACTTTGAAGGACGCTGAAAAGGGCGGCTGCGACCTGTTCGATAGCGACGAACTGCGCCTGGAATACAGCCCCGACGAATTCCGTAATTTGTTCATGTGCGAGTTTGTGGATGATACCCAATCCGTGTTCAGGCTGCATGATCTTGAGGCCTGTTATTGCGACATGGACGAGTGGCTTGATTTTGATCCGGACGCGCTCCGACCGTTCGGCGACATGCCGGTCTGGGGCGGCTATGACCCCAGCCGACACCGGGACGATTCGTCCTTCGTGATTCTGGCCCCGCCGCTCAAGCCGGGCGGGAAATTTCGGATACTGGCCCGGTTCAAGTGGGTTAATAAGTCCTTTTCATGGCAGGCGGAGCGCATCAAGGAACTGACCGAACGGTTCAATTTCGTTCATATCGGTATCGACATCACCGGGCCGGGCTATGGCGTTTTCGAGAATGTGAAGGCGTTCTTCCCGGCAGCCATGCCCATTCACTACAGCCTCACCACCAAGATTGAACTTGTCCTGAAGGGCAAGGATGTCATTGAAAGCGGTCGCCTGGAATGGGACGCCGGACAGTCCGACATCGCCCACGCTTTCCTGACCATCC encodes:
- a CDS encoding terminase family protein; amino-acid sequence: MNQHADEVIQAAKSMYLRGNKVNEICKALGIPKRTVYHWRGIGNWNDLLVDEGALQCVARRYTLLIERDGKTERELKELDRLLEHMVRLREMQVREMEAANEERDQGKPPVGGRTRRPKKKRGKIIKNDVSHLTAQDFKDAFHSHYYEYQHELRRNKHHRTRNILKSRQIGATWYFAQEAFEDATLTGDNQIFLSATRRQADVFRSYIVAVAKEKFDIELKGKDEIVLHTAHGTATLYFLSNNSKSAQSYHGHVYIDEYFWITKFDELYKVATGMAAHKKWRRTLFSTPSAVTHQAYDLWTGDRFNKRWKRKNKRQEFPSLKECRAGAIGPDKVWRYVITLKDAEKGGCDLFDSDELRLEYSPDEFRNLFMCEFVDDTQSVFRLHDLEACYCDMDEWLDFDPDALRPFGDMPVWGGYDPSRHRDDSSFVILAPPLKPGGKFRILARFKWVNKSFSWQAERIKELTERFNFVHIGIDITGPGYGVFENVKAFFPAAMPIHYSLTTKIELVLKGKDVIESGRLEWDAGQSDIAHAFLTIRQDTTSSGMVTYSAGRTEATGHADVAWAIMHALYNEPLNVKHKQKVIIA